A portion of the Aquila chrysaetos chrysaetos chromosome 4, bAquChr1.4, whole genome shotgun sequence genome contains these proteins:
- the TMEM71 gene encoding transmembrane protein 71 isoform X2, which translates to MGCFQKETGDFIDLPFRRPSANLFQEAAEGAPSTSRLRGSRLGDEKLFCVHVLIVKWIFQMIYITCNPRVYETVLFKMYGTSHVASTPGASSTAFNGEHRCSFSQRIFPSDACAFLDDDPAYECCSANPLTGSLSPCRRSRRLLSNGYYILTEDSFLSDEEGNITLTPSQTSVTYKENLVRVFRRRKKIRRSLASLFNLGASTSWLSSTVLNNMDSSHVDDPWPDGCDKLEANQSDIGDSDFSSEYNSHVPQRQTPSSNGASLTKDDEFLQPEKRFCASKSCSPLTINANKETLSNAESRTVRNVLSQMVALMTCLTISICTRYFLGGLSATLLLIILVFLLSQDAAVSSFFSLYTSFKTTKFCSSASNYWIPPYGHHYTCACGKK; encoded by the exons ATGGgctgttttcaaaaggaaacagGGGACTTCATAGACCTGCCTTTCCGAAGACCCAGCGCTAATCTCTTCCAGGAAGCTGCAGAAGGAGCACCCTCCACTTCACGTCTCAGAGGCTCTCGTCTTGGTGATGAGAAacttttctgtgtgcatgtgttaaTAGTGAAATGGATTTTCCAG ATGATCTATATTACCTGTAATCCCAGGGTGTATGAAACAGTCCTTTTCAAGATGTATGGAACATCACATGTTGCATCGACACCAGGAGCAA GTTCAACAGCTTTTAATGGAGAACACAGATGCAGCTTCTCACAACGTATTTTTCCAAG cGATGCTTGTGCCTTTTTGGACGATGACCCTGCCTACGAGTGTTGTTCTGCAAATCCTCTGACAGGCTCCCTTTCCCCATGTCGCCGCAGCCGGCGACTGCTTTCTAATGGTTATTACATTTTGACAGAAGACAGTTTTCTGTCTGATGAAGAGGGCAACATAACACTGACACCATCCCAGACAAGTGTTACATATAAAGAGAATTTAGTTCG cGTATTCAGGCGAAGGAAGAAAATCCGTCGCTCTCTTGCCAGCTTGTTCAATCTTGGTGCCTCCACTTCATGGCTCAGCAGCACCGTCCTCAACAATATGGATTCCTCCCATGTAGATGATCCTTGGCCTGATGGATGCGATAAACTAGAAGCCAATCAGAGTGATATTG GCGATTCagacttttcttctgaatataaTAGCCATGTGCCACAAAGGCAAACTCCATCATCTAATGGAGCCTCTCTCACCAAAGACGACGAGTTTCTTCAGCCAGAGAAACGATTTTGTGCTTCAAAATCCTGCTCTCCACTTAcgataaatgcaaataaagagaCTTTGAGCAATGCGG aatCCAGGACAGTGCGAAATGTCCTTTCTCAGATGGTTGCACTGATGACGTGTTTAACCATTTCAATATGCACaag ATATTTTCTGGGAGGATTGTCTGCCACTTTGTTGCTGATAATTTTAGTTT TTCTTTTGTCCCAAGATGCTGCTGTGTCATCTTTCTTCAGTCTTTACACATCTTTCAAAACAACTAAGTTTTG CTCTTCAGCATCAAACTACTGGATACCTCCTTATGGCCATCATTACACATgtgcctgtggaaaaaaataa
- the TMEM71 gene encoding transmembrane protein 71 isoform X3, translating to MGCFQKETGDFIDLPFRRPSANLFQEAAEGAPSTSRLRGSRLGDEKLFCVHVLIVKWIFQMIYITCNPRVYETVLFKMYGTSHVASTPGASSTAFNGEHRCSFSQRIFPSDACAFLDDDPAYECCSANPLTGSLSPCRRSRRLLSNGYYILTEDSFLSDEEGNITLTPSQTSVTYKENLVRVFRRRKKIRRSLASLFNLGASTSWLSSTVLNNMDSSHVDDPWPDGCDKLEANQSDIGDSDFSSEYNSHVPQRQTPSSNGASLTKDDEFLQPEKRFCASKSCSPLTINANKETLSNAESRTVRNVLSQMVALMTCLTISICTRYFLGGLSATLLLIILVFLLSQDAAVSSFFSLYTSFKTTKFW from the exons ATGGgctgttttcaaaaggaaacagGGGACTTCATAGACCTGCCTTTCCGAAGACCCAGCGCTAATCTCTTCCAGGAAGCTGCAGAAGGAGCACCCTCCACTTCACGTCTCAGAGGCTCTCGTCTTGGTGATGAGAAacttttctgtgtgcatgtgttaaTAGTGAAATGGATTTTCCAG ATGATCTATATTACCTGTAATCCCAGGGTGTATGAAACAGTCCTTTTCAAGATGTATGGAACATCACATGTTGCATCGACACCAGGAGCAA GTTCAACAGCTTTTAATGGAGAACACAGATGCAGCTTCTCACAACGTATTTTTCCAAG cGATGCTTGTGCCTTTTTGGACGATGACCCTGCCTACGAGTGTTGTTCTGCAAATCCTCTGACAGGCTCCCTTTCCCCATGTCGCCGCAGCCGGCGACTGCTTTCTAATGGTTATTACATTTTGACAGAAGACAGTTTTCTGTCTGATGAAGAGGGCAACATAACACTGACACCATCCCAGACAAGTGTTACATATAAAGAGAATTTAGTTCG cGTATTCAGGCGAAGGAAGAAAATCCGTCGCTCTCTTGCCAGCTTGTTCAATCTTGGTGCCTCCACTTCATGGCTCAGCAGCACCGTCCTCAACAATATGGATTCCTCCCATGTAGATGATCCTTGGCCTGATGGATGCGATAAACTAGAAGCCAATCAGAGTGATATTG GCGATTCagacttttcttctgaatataaTAGCCATGTGCCACAAAGGCAAACTCCATCATCTAATGGAGCCTCTCTCACCAAAGACGACGAGTTTCTTCAGCCAGAGAAACGATTTTGTGCTTCAAAATCCTGCTCTCCACTTAcgataaatgcaaataaagagaCTTTGAGCAATGCGG aatCCAGGACAGTGCGAAATGTCCTTTCTCAGATGGTTGCACTGATGACGTGTTTAACCATTTCAATATGCACaag ATATTTTCTGGGAGGATTGTCTGCCACTTTGTTGCTGATAATTTTAGTTT TTCTTTTGTCCCAAGATGCTGCTGTGTCATCTTTCTTCAGTCTTTACACATCTTTCAAAACAACTAAGTTTTGGTAA
- the TMEM71 gene encoding transmembrane protein 71 isoform X1: MGCFQKETGDFIDLPFRRPSANLFQEAAEGAPSTSRLRGSRLGDEKLFCVHVLIVKWIFQMIYITCNPRVYETVLFKMYGTSHVASTPGATSFMIFLICTRYLSVKTCQLFELSVDMIRIPSYLAFASAGSTAFNGEHRCSFSQRIFPSDACAFLDDDPAYECCSANPLTGSLSPCRRSRRLLSNGYYILTEDSFLSDEEGNITLTPSQTSVTYKENLVRVFRRRKKIRRSLASLFNLGASTSWLSSTVLNNMDSSHVDDPWPDGCDKLEANQSDIGDSDFSSEYNSHVPQRQTPSSNGASLTKDDEFLQPEKRFCASKSCSPLTINANKETLSNAESRTVRNVLSQMVALMTCLTISICTRYFLGGLSATLLLIILVFLLSQDAAVSSFFSLYTSFKTTKFWK; this comes from the exons ATGGgctgttttcaaaaggaaacagGGGACTTCATAGACCTGCCTTTCCGAAGACCCAGCGCTAATCTCTTCCAGGAAGCTGCAGAAGGAGCACCCTCCACTTCACGTCTCAGAGGCTCTCGTCTTGGTGATGAGAAacttttctgtgtgcatgtgttaaTAGTGAAATGGATTTTCCAG ATGATCTATATTACCTGTAATCCCAGGGTGTATGAAACAGTCCTTTTCAAGATGTATGGAACATCACATGTTGCATCGACACCAGGAGCAA ctTCTTTTATGATCTTTTTGATATGCACAAGGTACCTGTCAGTGAAGACTTGTCAACTGTTTGAGCTGTCAGTGGATATGATAAGGATTCCTTCTTACTTGGCTTTTGCCTCTGCAGGTTCAACAGCTTTTAATGGAGAACACAGATGCAGCTTCTCACAACGTATTTTTCCAAG cGATGCTTGTGCCTTTTTGGACGATGACCCTGCCTACGAGTGTTGTTCTGCAAATCCTCTGACAGGCTCCCTTTCCCCATGTCGCCGCAGCCGGCGACTGCTTTCTAATGGTTATTACATTTTGACAGAAGACAGTTTTCTGTCTGATGAAGAGGGCAACATAACACTGACACCATCCCAGACAAGTGTTACATATAAAGAGAATTTAGTTCG cGTATTCAGGCGAAGGAAGAAAATCCGTCGCTCTCTTGCCAGCTTGTTCAATCTTGGTGCCTCCACTTCATGGCTCAGCAGCACCGTCCTCAACAATATGGATTCCTCCCATGTAGATGATCCTTGGCCTGATGGATGCGATAAACTAGAAGCCAATCAGAGTGATATTG GCGATTCagacttttcttctgaatataaTAGCCATGTGCCACAAAGGCAAACTCCATCATCTAATGGAGCCTCTCTCACCAAAGACGACGAGTTTCTTCAGCCAGAGAAACGATTTTGTGCTTCAAAATCCTGCTCTCCACTTAcgataaatgcaaataaagagaCTTTGAGCAATGCGG aatCCAGGACAGTGCGAAATGTCCTTTCTCAGATGGTTGCACTGATGACGTGTTTAACCATTTCAATATGCACaag ATATTTTCTGGGAGGATTGTCTGCCACTTTGTTGCTGATAATTTTAGTTT TTCTTTTGTCCCAAGATGCTGCTGTGTCATCTTTCTTCAGTCTTTACACATCTTTCAAAACAACTAAGTTTTG GAAATAg